From Debaryomyces hansenii CBS767 chromosome C complete sequence, a single genomic window includes:
- a CDS encoding DEHA2C08998p (similar to uniprot|P25648 Saccharomyces cerevisiae YCR081W SRB8 RNA polymerase II mediator complex subunit), whose translation MSKTKNRNSLLSSHNRTSVSNSTKDELLAMKYVMDKPAIPLYPLNELSNSSESISEQNRYTSNSSTDELTYPDFKPWKDTTHLPKGKSEVEVEKLNNEAYLNKGYFEGPSVANEYYSARNLIQASLFSSSSNCDKVLKELSQHLVNSYRTRNEVINKIKYNSNKFKIPPRVTLTASKKEAWLRDLANPDEPLSNISNKLPHGIKNKMLVDILCSKNIPTSRALWLTKCVLYSELLVLKKKYQSRLPNNPHPVENTTSETFETQWLQEWTHQLVDYFYKFSKDMCNITIQEKKQVYLTKLNYLLNYVQALYIECLLDKSFFLTSILKFLKEGLPLDQSHVSELLAFSRSEGEESSLDKWLVDIDLNYGQRLISITLVKMFWKDILELDYLSKELSELLLLNYYFIERIPTYNTKSSNYSHKQNHTAALSSTLKLKLLSSISDTVNYLFKHNTNVFIIPNYWILVNETLYKILLSDVANSYDSEEQTEIRKQLKLIKYRNESLMLSMKDVQSSNFVDVNTARNLAKDRRRSNSLQQSLSQDTKNNYNSITGKKIPNTVENDNYFINRNSDDTLNIIDQLDRLKLNDTLAEMLIPSSISSSPDNFNDWRVNLKVVIYWAITIYREQMSSSEGILIICNFLKRKVLQNISVKNVNSIKAEFENEILEIIYNLAHCTDVDIIDYNLYVLINELYQLKVITISSYLRKLIASGLFYVSPSADGAQSHNENNSSVETHLAILQNLPVLNNKQCDSILRKWTPNGFNFEEKFEKGKLILKEELVDRLMSNSFDGYCDEKLTYIKNLKVGLKFLLVNWLTNYLKTSITKSPKLIHINPNIITSLYNFYALCDNLTVFFKVLIKFILRNEGKVIICYMDSLYLISKLIIRHFKLVKFIAGKSYESTTTGYELFKLIILNYKDLSTRDNDYYNFSDVWYFIDNAVEKNEPTYGKSSDGNNDNALKHKNFNQLLFAKETVDSPMRIHANSNTPQKNNDSYTATVFRNDLDLLLEAPIKLLNNTDITDFISTLELNVSNEAFNEISNTEESVIIIMEYYFKNIGEFTELHENLCMRLLINSKRSLDMTTRGIFFDIMKHFIINLVRTKPGIEKLITLFKKLMCFEVYQPHELFSTLRSILPRELSHEQMDALKYELLFGNPESDNKNLFNDQALVLRCIRYLYVKRHSNDVFITLLDSFSNEKETFFNSYALKAYNSKVLSFFRQFSISNTKFFMDGLSKVASNSDIISFLNLLIYISEEPIGSSSDLPRLASIIDEFNLPVCQVLIKIIIMNELRDSNKDKSIEKLRYILDMLLNNLKFHFVSYNSYFGELFNYLSWEHKLNILSIFEHNFLCNTEFIVSDDKFTENSVCLMSSDGRTNLLSILKDYFKKFSVSSLNTVTTSKEVFHNLSKFLLKVLQLANADIIGDSRRDAYNTISIFLRILIIHKLSLTSMIIEQDGQDLHFIKNLIALLESKFLCFNNEKLRILLYDLLLLMKSSITSSMILNPDSNLADDMTTDTSHQQHSPSNDYLSRSNPDGTEVGNSNSKYFGVSNISTIPNLSSVFNISEPNISYPLKKYTDDSKILCALMLEESELQKGGDIYALNDSKLILLPSRREALSSAFDILNETQQTVSKKRFKIESYELLEDTGIELNNGCINLSLFDAFTTKENPP comes from the coding sequence ATGTCGAAAACAAAGAATAGGAATAGTTTATTATCCTCACATAACAGGACTTCTGTTTCTAATAGTACCAAAGATGAGCTATTGGCTATGAAGTATGTAATGGATAAGCCTGCAATACCACTTTATCCCTTAAATGAACTAAGCAACTCTTCAGAATCCATTTCAGAACAAAACAGATACACATCTAATAGTTCCACAGATGAATTGACTTATCCTGACTTTAAACCATGGAAAGATACAACACACTTGCCTAAAGGTAAATCTGAAGTAGAAGTTGAAAAACTAAATAATGAAGCATACCTTAATAAGGGATACTTTGAAGGTCCCCTGGTTGCCAATGAATACTATTCTGCTAGGAATTTGATTCAagcatcattattttcatccaGCAGTAATTGCGACAAAGTTCTTAAAGAGTTATCGCAACATTTAGTCAACTCTTATAGAACAAGAAATGAGGTGATTAATAAGATAAAGTATAActcaaataaattcaaaataccaCCAAGAGTTACCTTGACAGCTCTGAAGAAAGAGGCGTGGCTTCGGGATCTAGCTAATCCGGATGAACCATTACTGAacatatcaaataaattgcCTCATGGGATTAAAAATAAGATGCtagttgatattttatgtaGCAAGAACATTCCTACTTCACGAGCATTATGGCTCACGAAATGTGTTCTATACAGTGAGTTATtggtattgaaaaagaaatatcaatCAAGACTTCCTAACAATCCTCATCCGGTTGAAAATACTACTTCTGAAACTTTTGAAACTCAGTGGCTACAAGAATGGACTCATCAATTGGTTGACTATTTCTATAAGTTTTCAAAGGATATGTGCAACATAACAATACAAGAGAAAAAGCAAGTGTATTTGACGAAGTTGAATTATCTATTAAATTATGTTCAAGCGCTATACATAGAATGTTTGTTAGACAAGAGTTTTTTTCTCACATCTATTTTGAAGTTCTTAAAAGAAGGATTGCCTTTGGATCAGTCACATGTATCTGAGCTTCTTGCATTTTCAAGATCTGAAGGCGAAGAGTCATCTCTTGATAAATGGCTTGTTGACATAGACTTGAATTACGGACAAAGGTTGATTTCAATCACGTTGGTAAAAATGTTTTGGAAAGATATTTTAGAATTGGATTATTTATCGAAAGAACTAAGCGAGCTTTTATTGCTCAActattattttattgagAGGATCCCAACTTACAATACGAAATCTAGCAACTATTCACATAAACAAAATCATACAGCAGCATTATCGCTGACCTTAAAGCTAAAGTTACTAAGCAGCATTTCTGACACtgttaattatttattcaaacATAATACAAATGTATTCATTATTCCTAATTACTGGATTTTAGTGAACGAAACTCTTTATAAGATACTTTTGAGTGATGTTGCTAACAGTTATGATTCCGAAGAACAAACTGAAATTCGAAAACAACTCAAATTAATTAAGTACAGAAACGAAAGTTTAATGCTAAGCATGAAAGATGTACAATCTTCCAATTTTGTCGATGTTAACACAGCTAGGAATTTAGCGAAAgatcgaagaagaagtaatAGTCTTCAACAATCGCTTCTGCAAGATACAAAAAACAATTATAATCTGATTACTGGAAAGAAAATTCCGAATACTGTTGAGaatgataattatttcattaatagaAATAGTGATGATACGTTGAATATTATCGATCAACTAGATAGACTTAAACTAAATGATACACTTGCTGAGATGTTAATACCTAgttcaatatcttcttctcctgATAATTTTAACGATTGGAGAGTCAACTTAAAAGTGGTTATCTATTGGGCAATCACTATATACCGGGAACAAATGTCTTCTAGTGAAggtattttaataatttgcaaCTTCTTGAAACGGAAggttcttcaaaatattagtGTTAAAAATGTCAATAGTATAAAAGCTGAATTTGAGAATGAAATACTTGAAATAATTTACAATTTAGCTCATTGTACTGATGTGGATATTATCgattataatttatatgtTTTGATTAATGAGTTATATCAGTTGAAGGTTATTACTATTTCAAGCTACCtaagaaaattgatagCATCAGGTTTATTCTATGTATCACCGAGTGCAGATGGAGCCCAGTCTCATAATGAAAACAACTCGCTGGTTGAAACACATTTAGCGATTTTGCAGAATCTTCCAGTCTTAAATAACAAGCAATGCGACAGTATCTTGAGGAAATGGACTCCAAATGggtttaattttgaagaaaagttTGAAAAGGGTAAactaattttgaaagaagaattagtcGATAGACTAATGCTGAATTCGTTCGATGGTTATTGCGATGAAAAGTTGACTTACATTAAAAACTTGAAAGTTggattaaaatttttattggTGAATTGGCTTACAAATTATCTTAAAACATCTATAACAAAATCTCCAAAGTTGATACATATTAACCCCAACATTATAACTAGtctttataatttttatgCGTTGTGTGATAATCTAACGgtatttttcaaagttttaataaaatttatcttAAGGAATGAAGGTAAAGTGATCATTTGTTACATGGATTCGTTATATTTAATTAGCAAATTGATTATCAGACATTTCAAGTTGGTTAAATTTATAGCTGGAAAAAGCTATGAATCTACCACTACGGGATACgaacttttcaaattaattatcCTTAATTATAAGGATTTGCTGACAAGAGACAATGATTACTATAACTTCAGTGATGTTTGGTATTTCATAGATAATGCGGTGGAGAAAAATGAGCCCACTTATGGTAAGAGTTCAGATGGTAACAATGATAATGCATTAAAACATAAAAACTTTAATCAATTACTTTTTGCGAAAGAAACTGTCGATTCTCCAATGAGAATTCATGCAAATAGCAACACACCacaaaagaataatgacAGTTACACGGCTACCGTCTTCAGAAACGATTTAGATTTGTTATTAGAGGCCCCTATTAaacttttgaataatacTGATATTACGGACTTCATTAGTACACTTGAACTAAATGTCAGTAACGAGgcatttaatgaaatttcgAACACTGAAGAATCAGTTATAATTATAATGGAGTATTATTTTAAGAATATTGGAGAGTTTACTGAATTGCACGAGAACTTATGTATGagattattgataaattctAAAAGATCCTTAGATATGACAACCAGAggtattttctttgatattATGAAACATttcataataaatttggTTAGAACTAAGCCGGGTATCGAAAAGCTAATTACGCTATTCAAAAAGCTCATGTGCTTTGAAGTGTATCAACCTCATGAATTATTTCTGACTTTAAGATCTATATTGCCCAGAGAGCTATCGCATGAACAAATGGATGCTCTTAAATATGAATTACTTTTCGGAAATCCCGAAAGTGATAATAAAAATCTATTCAATGATCAGGCTTTAGTTTTAAGATGCATCCGGTATTTATATGTTAAACGTCACTCTAATGATGTATTTATCACATTATTAGATAGCTTTTCCAACGAGAAAGAaacatttttcaattcctaCGCTCTAAAAGCATACAATAGTAAGGTTTTAAGCTTCTTTAGACAATTTAGTATATCGAATACTAAGTTTTTTATGGATGGTCTTTCAAAAGTGGCCTCTAACTCAGATATTATTTCATTCCTCAATttactaatatatatatcgGAGGAACCTATTGGAAGCAGCAGTGATTTACCAAGATTAGCTTCGATAATTGACGAGTTCAATTTGCCGGTCTGTCAAGtattaatcaaaataatcattatgAATGAACTACGTGACTCAAATAAGGATAAGTCGatagaaaaattaagatACATACTTGATATGCTCTTAAATAATCTTAAGTttcattttgtttcttATAATTCATACTTTGGGGAACTATTCAATTATCTTTCATGGGAGCATaagttgaatattttatctatcTTCGAGCATAACTTTTTATGCAACACTGAATTTATTGTATCTGATGATAAATTCACTGAAAATAGTGTGTGTTTAATGAGCAGTGATGGAAGGACTAACctattatcaatattgaagGATTACTTCAAAAAGTTTTCAGTTTCTTCTCTAAACACCGTAACGACTTCTAAAGAAGtatttcataatttatcaaagtttTTACTAAAAGTATTGCAATTGGCAAACGCCGATATAATTGGTGATAGCAGACGGGACGCATATAatacaatttcaattttcttgagGATTTTAATTATTCATAAGCTTTCGTTGACTTCAATGATTATTGAGCAAGACGGACAAGACCTTCACTTCATAAAAAACTTAATTGCATTGCttgaatcaaaatttttatgTTTCAACAATGAGAAGTTGAGGATTTTGTTATATGACTTGTTATTACTAATGAAGAGTTCAATTACTCTGTCGATGATTCTTAACCCAGACAGTAACTTGGCTGATGACATGACTACCGATACCAGCCATCAGCAGCATAGTCCATCCaatgattatttatcaaGGTCCAATCCTGATGGTACAGAGGTGGGGAACAGTAACTCGAAGTATTTTGGGGTGCTGAATATATCTacaattccaaatttgTCGTctgttttcaatatttcgGAACCTAACATTTCATACCCTTTAAAAAAGTATACTgatgattcaaaaatacTTTGTGCGCTAATGTTAGAAGAATCTGAATTACAAAAAGGAGGTGATATTTATGCCTTAAATGACAGTAAGTTGATATTGCTCCCTTCTAGACGTGAAGCTCTTAGTAGTGCATTCGATATATTGAATGAGACTCAGCAGACTGTTTCTAAAAAGAGGTTTAAAATAGAAAGCTacgaattattagaagataCCGGTATCGAACTAAATAATGGTTGTATTAATCTACTGCTTTTTGATGCATTTACCACAAAAGAAAATCCTCCATAA
- a CDS encoding DEHA2C09020p (some similarities with uniprot|P53735 Saccharomyces cerevisiae YNR039c ZRG17): MDRNSISYNRLEEEEDDDDEISSIDSNPRLMESPKLYSDSTKRVDLAKEDNVTEMNKPPDLKFLASANFSSDSLPDSNNSVLNPFGPSGGPSTCLSPTTNGPNVNERRYSNSSLTNSPILQASASSHIRSNSNSGRARPKSAIFMMDSNHYPISEDGSPVQSASNTPRARNSIHLATTKNNYLPPPTIVPPVVPSSSSRSSSPTRSMSPTRSTRSYRSKSPVRRSSSPTKSYQPFNFQPQELMNNASQTLQVKPAHRKGHKYKHSSVSMNLFQEPPPAVNTNNELLTIADSYPIPTFKESLASINSSQKSKLLWSFCHLALSLVVFLVGFKFKLPSLSTLAHLIFYDSLGTLVIVFVDIMSNFEVWNNSSIAYPFGLGRLEVLVGFALSASLIMVGCDLISHSLEEFVISMVVKDTSVEHDGEQHSSHHIHGEHGHSANWFVYELVLVITVIVTLITSRYILAYDRISEMISSSDEKATLVASNRKLKGGLLDREMKKIESEARPLSLENLQKFANIMAKNPTHFLTLTYSICLMTVPLLPSNITSQINIDIDEATTLVIALLLCYGGWRLVKILGGVLLLSYPYSDYDYHVLKASIIDKILSLDCYKNSYNIEKLFISKFNYELYVIGLKITMKGGNPDDESKLRFEINRIIQNSVEREDHSVRTNKIEVTIDINRY; encoded by the coding sequence ATGGATCGAAACTCAATTTCATATAATCgattggaagaagaagaagatgatgatgatgaaatttcAAGTATAGATTCCAATCCAAGACTAATGGAGTCACCTAAATTATACTCTGATTCTACAAAGAGAGTGGATCTAGCAAAGGAGGATAATGTTACAGAGATGAACAAGCCACCAGATTTGAAGTTTTTAGCTAGTGCTAACTTTTCATCAGATTCATTACCagattccaataattcagTGCTCAATCCATTTGGTCCTAGTGGTGGGCCAAGTACATGCTTAAGTCCGACAACTAATGGACCCAATGTTAACGAAAGGagatattcaaattcatcgtTGACCAACTCACCTATTTTACAAGCGTCAGCTTCATCCCACATAAGATCAAACTCCAATTCTGGCAGGGCAAGACCGAAGTCAGCCATATTTATGATGGACTCGAACCATTACCCAATTTCAGAGGATGGCAGCCCAGTACAATCTGCATCGAACACTCCTCGAGCTAGAAATTCCATTCACCTCGCTACCACGAAGAATAATTACTTACCTCCGCCTACAATTGTACCTCCAGTCGTTCCTCTGTCTTCTTCAAGGTCTTCTTCACCTACAAGGTCTATGTCACCTACAAGGTCGACACGTTCATATAGATCAAAGTCACCTGTTCGCCGTTCATCATCCCCTACTAAGAGTTACCAGCCTTTTAACTTTCAACCACAAGAGCTTATGAATAATGCTTCACAAACGTTACAGGTAAAACCTGCGCACAGAAAAGGACATAAGTACAAGCATTCTTCTGTTTCTATGAATTTGTTTCAGGAGCCCCCACCAGCAGTGAACACTAACAATGAATTGCTAACTATTGCTGATCTGTATCCTATTCCTACCTTCAAGGAATCACTTGCATCCATTAATTCTAGCCAaaaatctaaattattatgGTCATTTTGTCATTTAGCTTTATCATTGGTGGTATTTTTAGTAGGTTTTAAGTTCAAACTACCATCTTTATCAACTTTGGctcatttgattttttatGATTCGTTAGGCACTTTGGTTATTGTGTTTGTAGATATTATGTCTAACTTTGAAGTTTGGAATAATTCGTCAATAGCATACCCATTTGGATTAGGACGTCTAGAAGTTTTAGTTGGTTTTGCATTGAGTGCATCTTTAATCATGGTGGGCTGTGATTTGATTAGCCACTCTTTAGAGGAATTCGTTATATCTATGGTAGTAAAGGATACCTCAGTTGAGCATGACGGTGAACAACACCTGTCACATCATATCCATGGAGAGCATGGACATCTGGCTAATTGGTTTGTATATGAATTAGTCCTAGTCATCACAGTAATTGTGACCTTAATAACTTCTAGGTATATCTTGGCTTATGATAGAATAAGTGAAATGATATCGTCATCTGATGAAAAGGCCACTTTAGTTGCGTCAAACCGTAAGTTGAAAGGTGGCCTTTTGGATAGagaaatgaagaaaattgaatcGGAAGCTAGACCTTTAAGTTTAGAGAACTTACAAAAGTTTGCCAACATTATGGCCAAGAATCCAACTCACTTCTTAACTTTAACGTATTCTATTTGTTTAATGACGGTCCCATTGCTCCCATCCAACATTACTTCACAGATTAACATAGACATAGATGAAGCTACTACCTTGGTTATCGCTCTTTTGTTATGTTACGGTGGATGGAGATTAGTGAAAATATTGGGCGGTGTATTGTTGTTATCATATCCTTACTCCGACTATGATTACCATGTTTTGAAAGCATcgattattgataaaattttaagTCTCGACTGCTACAAAAACTCGTATAATATTGAGAAGTTATTCATATCGAAGTTTAACTATGAGTTGTACGTTATTGGCTTGAAAATAACTATGAAAGGTGGTAATCctgatgatgaatcaaaattgaggtttgaaatcaatagaattattcaGAACTCTGTTGAGAGAGAAGATCATAGTGTTAGAACCAATAAGATAGAGGTGACCATTGATATCAATAGATATTAG
- a CDS encoding DEHA2C09042p (similar to uniprot|P18544 Saccharomyces cerevisiae YOL140W ARG8 Acetylornithine aminotransferase), whose translation MLRNIPRSLRKDGGKRIPGLISRVANQFSTTSSLLNKKSIPDAPEDSHTGQYINTITKPFTVTTYARPNVVMTHGKGSYLYDLENRQYLDFSAGIAVTCLGHSHSKITEIISDQAATLMHCSNLYHNLYAGELANKLVTNTINSGGMKEAQRVFLCNSGTEANEAALKFARKYGKSFSDDKYEMITFKNSFHGRTMGALSVTPNEKYQKPFAPLVPGVKIAEPNDISSVEKLISKEKTCAVIIEPIQGEGGVNAIDAEFLVSLKKLCVDNEVVLIYDEIQCGLGRSGKLWAHCNLPEEAHPDILTMAKALGNGFPIGAVMVSDKIEKVLKVGDHGTTYGGNPLGSKIGSYVVDQVSDKEFLLEVEEKSEKFTKGLSKIANKHPDHIGEVKGKGLLLGLQLKGNLDVGDVVAKCRENGLLVISAGMNVLRIVPALNIPNEAIEEGLDVLDKCIDELSKDPKSSFSQS comes from the coding sequence ATGCTTAGAAATATTCCAAGATCGTTACGTAAAGATGGTGGTAAAAGAATTCCTGGGCTAATTTCCCGTGTCGCTAATCAATTTTCTACTACGTCAAGtttattgaacaaaaaatcaattccaGATGCACCAGAAGACTCACACACGGGACAATACATTAACACTATAACTAAACCGTTCACAGTGACAACATATGCTCGTCCTAATGTTGTTATGACTCATGGAAAGGGATCGTACTTGTATGATTTAGAAAACAGACAATATCTTGATTTCTCTGCCGGTATTGCTGTTACTTGTTTGGGCCATTCTCATAGTAAAATTACCGAAATCATCTCAGATCAGGCTGCCACATTGATGCATTGTTCTAACCTTTACCATAACTTATATGCTGGTGAATTGGCTAATAAATTAGTTACCAATACCATCAATTCTGGTGGTATGAAAGAAGCTCAGAGAGTGTTCTTATGTAATTCTGGTACAGAAGCGAACGAAGCAGCTTTGAAATTTGCTAGAAAGTACGGTAAGAGCTTTAGCgatgataaatatgaaatgaTTACTTTTAAGAATTCTTTCCATGGAAGAACTATGGGTGCGTTATCAGTCACACCTAATGAAAAGTACCAAAAGCCTTTCGCTCCTTTAGTTCCAGGCGTAAAGATTGCGGAACCTAATGATATCAGTAGCGTCGAAAAACTCATTAGCAAGGAAAAGACATGTGCTGTTATTATCGAACCAATTCAAGGTGAAGGTGGTGTCAATGCGATTGACGCTGAATTTTTGGtttcattgaagaaattatgTGTCGACAATGAGGTTGTATTAATTTATGATGAGATCCAGTGTGGTTTAGGCCGTTCTGGAAAATTATGGGCTCATTGTAATTTGCCAGAGGAAGCCCATCCCGATATTTTGACGATGGCCAAGGCCTTAGGAAACGGTTTCCCAATCGGTGCAGTCATGGTTTCtgacaaaattgaaaaggtTTTGAAGGTCGGCGACCATGGGACTACTTACGGTGGTAACCCACTTGGATCAAAAATTGGATCTTACGTCGTTGATCAAGTGAGTGATAAAGAGTTCTTGTTAGAGGTGGAAGAGaaatctgaaaaattcactAAAGGGTTATCAAAGATTGCTAACAAACATCCTGACCACATCGGAGAAGTTAAAGGTAAAGGTTTGTTATTAGGTTTACAATTAAAGGGTAACTTGGATGTTGGTGATGTTGTCGCCAAATGTAGAGAAAATGGTTTATTGGTTATTAGTGCTGGTATGAATGTCTTAAGAATTGTTCCAGCATTAAACATTCCTAACGaagcaattgaagaaggttTAGATGTTTTAGACAAATGTATCGATGAATTATCTAAGGATCCTAAGTCTTCCTTCTCACAGTCATAA
- a CDS encoding DEHA2C09064p (similar to uniprot|P32838 Saccharomyces cerevisiae YNR032W PPG1 Putative serine/threonine protein phosphatase), protein MMTESFSMPTTDLDYCLVQLFEHKPPKLLPPESIQQLCHTLKIQLLSVPNIMELQSPITIVGDIHGQYHDLLEIFQIGGSPPNTNYLFLGDYVDRGYYSVETILLLIVLKLRYPDRISLIRGNHESRTITTNYGFYSEVLNKYGGSVDVWSYITDLFDYLPLGATIDGKIFTTHGGLSPSCQQLDQVRAIDRFKEIPHDGIMADLVWSDPDPEIMDFKLSPRGAGYLFGFDVIEKFCNDNDLVQLVRAHQLCNEGYVSYWKGKCLTVWSAPNYCYRCGNKASVLEVLHSNYSSKNNSNNEEEDPYNKGLGVINGVLPGQFFNVFDASPENDEDTISGKGINGDWINGNDSFGDFYNGRSRTQQHVEYFL, encoded by the coding sequence ATGATGACAGAATCGTTTTCAATGCCCACAACTGATCTAGATTATTGCTTAGtacaattatttgaacATAAACCACCAAAATTATTACCGCCAGAAAGCATCCAGCAATTATGCCATACATTGAAGATACAATTATTGTCAGTACCCAATATAATGGAACTACAATCGCCAATAACTATAGTAGGCGACATACATGGACAATATCATGATTTATTGgagatttttcaaatcgGTGGATCACCGCCGAACACGaactatttatttcttggaGATTATGTGGATCGAGGTTATTATTCAGTAGAGACaatcttattattaatagtGTTGAAACTCCGATACCCAGATAGGATCTCATTAATACGGGGAAATCATGAATCGAGGACAATTACCACAAATTATGGTTTCTATTCGGAagttttaaataaatacGGTGGATCCGTAGATGTTTGGCTGTATATTACAGATTTGTTTGATTATTTACCACTAGGAGCAACGATAGATGGAAAAATTTTCACCACCCATGGAGGCTTGTCACCAAGTTGTCAACAATTAGATCAGGTTAGAGCCATCGATAGATTTAAAGAGATACCCCACGATGGAATAATGGCAGATTTGGTCTGGTCGGATCCAGATCCTGAAATAATggatttcaaattatcacCAAGAGGAGCAGGATACCTTTTCGGGTTCGATGTTATAGAAAAATTCTGCAATGATAATGACTTGGTTCAGTTGGTTCGGGCTCATCAATTATGTAACGAAGGCTACGTAAGCTACTGGAAGGGGAAATGCTTGACCGTATGGTCAGCTCCGAATTACTGTTACAGGTGTGGAAATAAGGCTAGTGTGCTAGAAGTACTCCATTCAAATTACCTGTCTAAgaacaacagcaacaacgAGGAGGAGGATCCCTACAATAAAGGCTTGGGAGTAATCAACGGTGTGTTGCCGGGTCAGTTCTTCAATGTCTTCGACGCATCTCCTGAAAATGACGAGGATACAATTAGTGGGAAAGGTATAAATGGAGATTGGATTAATGGTAACGATTCATTCGGTGACTTTTATAACGGAAGATCTCGAACCCAACAACATGTAGAGTATTTTTTATGA
- a CDS encoding DEHA2C09086p (highly similar to uniprot|Q6Q546 Saccharomyces cerevisiae YNR032C-A HUB1 Ubiquitin-like protein modifier), which translates to MIEVLANDRLGKKIKVKCMPTDTIGDLKKIISLQIGTSYEKIVLKKGYQVYKDHITLDDYEVHNGFNFELYYS; encoded by the coding sequence ATGATAGAAGTGCTAGCCAACGATAGACTTGGTAAAAAAATCAAGGTCAAATGTATGCCTACTGATACAATTGGCgatttaaagaaaataatatcattacAAATAGGTACATCGTACGAGAAAATCGTATTGAAGAAAGGATATCAGGTTTACAAAGATCATATCACTTTGGATGATTATGAAGTACACAATGGGTTTAACTTTGAATTGTACTATAgttga